The following are encoded together in the Zingiber officinale cultivar Zhangliang chromosome 8A, Zo_v1.1, whole genome shotgun sequence genome:
- the LOC122011882 gene encoding nuclear transcription factor Y subunit B-3-like has product MAEVPASPPGGAGGGGGSHESGGDQSPRSSFREQDRFLPIANISRIMKKALPANAKIAKDAKETIQECVSEFISFITSEASDKCQREKRKTINGDDLLWAMATLGFEDYIEPLKLYLQKYREMEGDSKVSAKGDNSLKQDITSSHGGAQSGSISQGIGQQGSFTQGMGYLQPQ; this is encoded by the exons ATGGCGGAGGTGCCGGCAAGCCCCCCCGGAGGTGCCGGTGGCGGCGGCGGTAGTCACGAGAGCGGCGGCGACCAGAGCCCGCGATCCAGCTTCCGGGAGCAGGACCGCTTTCTCCCAATCGCCAACATCAGCCGGATCATGAAAAAGGCGCTACCTGCCAACGCCAAGATCGCCAAGGACGCCAAAGAGACCATCCAGGAATGCGTCTCCGAGTTCATCAGCTTCATCACCAGCGA GGCCAGTGATAAATGCCAGCGGGAGAAAAGGAAGACCATTAATGGCGACGATCTGCTTTGGGCGATGGCCACGCTGGGATTCGAGGATTATATTGAACCGCTGAAATTGTATCTGCAGAAATACAGAGAG ATGGAG GGTGACAGTAAGGTGTCTGCTAAAGGTGATAACTCTCTAAAGCAAGACATAACTAGTTCTCATGGTGGAGCTCAATCTGGTTCAATCTCTCAAGGG ATTGGTCAACAAGGATCTTTTACACAAGGCATGGGCTATTTGCAACCTCAG TAA